A stretch of the Gossypium hirsutum isolate 1008001.06 chromosome D07, Gossypium_hirsutum_v2.1, whole genome shotgun sequence genome encodes the following:
- the LOC107953970 gene encoding cytochrome P450 81Q32: MDQITILYASLSFIFLLLCLNLLFQSKKHPQNLPPSPPSLPLIGHLHLLESPVHRFYHCLSQKHGPVFSLRLGSQLFVVVSSSAVVEECFTKNDVVLANRPKLITGKHFGYNYTTISTSSYSDHWRNLRRIGSIEIFSSSRLNAFVAIRKDEVRRLLVRLSQDSRQWFAKVELKSMINDLTLNNIMRMVAGKRYYGDEVKDENEAREFREVITETFRNGSTANRAEFLPVLNWFGGYEKKVKNIGKKLDRLLQKLVNEHRRMKQENNDNGSMVDHLLNLQQSDPNYYTDEIIKGLMLVLILAGTDTTSVTIEWAMSNLLNHPEVLKKAQAEIDTEIGQENLIDEPDVSKLKYLQSIILEAQRLHPALPLLLPHVPSTDCTIGGYDVPGGAIVLVNAWSIHRDPQSWDDPTSFKPERFENDDSQSHKIMPFGLGRRACPGSGLAQRVMGLTLGSLIQCFEWERVDGKEIDMTEGMGSTMPKAHPLEALCKARPIVNRAFFSN; the protein is encoded by the exons ATGGACCAAATAACAATTCTCTATGCATCTCTTTCATTCATCTTTCTCTTACTTTGTTTAAACTTACTGTTTCAATCCAAAAAACACCCCCAAAACCTCCCTCCATCCCCACCTTCACTCCCTTTAATTGGCCACCTCCACCTCCTCGAATCTCCCGTTCACCGTTTCTATCACTGTCTCTCTCAGAAACACGGCCCGGTCTTCTCCCTTCGCCTAGGGTCTCAGCTCTTTGTGGTGGTTTCGTCTTCAGCTGTTGTCGAGGAATGCTTCACCAAAAACGATGTGGTTTTAGCTAACCGTCCGAAGTTGATCACAGGGAAGCACTTCGGCTACAACTACACCACAATTTCCACTTCGTCTTACAGTGATCATTGGCGCAACTTACGTCGCATTGGATCCATCGAAATCTTCTCATCGAGTCGTCTCAATGCCTTCGTCGCCATTCGGAAAGATGAGGTCCGACGGTTGTTGGTGAGGCTGTCGCAAGATTCACGTCAATGGTTTGCGAAGGTAGAGCTAAAATCCATGATTAATGACTTGACACTTAACAACATAATGAGGATGGTTGCGGGGAAGAGATATTACGGGGATGAAGTGAAGGATGAAAATGAAGCGAGGGAGTTCAGGGAGGTTATAACGGAGACGTTTAGGAATGGCAGCACAGCGAATCGTGCAGAGTTCTTGCCGGTTTTGAATTGGTTCGGAGGGTACGAAAAGAAGGTGAAAAATATTGGGAAAAAGTTGGACAGATTGCTGCAAAAGTTGGTCAACGAGCATCGACGGATGAAGCAGGAAAATAATGATAATGGCAGCATGGTAGATCACCTTCTTAACTTGCAACAATCTGATCCTAATTACTACACTGATGAAATCATCAAAGGGCTCATGCTG GTCCTAATACTAGCAGGAACTGATACAACATCAGTTACAATAGAATGGGCAATGTCCAATTTATTGAACCACCCAGAAGTATTGAAGAAGGCTCAAGCTGAAATAGACACTGAAATAGGGCAAGAAAATCTTATTGATGAACCGGATGTTTCGAAGTTAAAGTATCTTCAAAGTATTATACTAGAGGCTCAAAGATTACACCCTGCACTCCCTCTTCTACTTCCACATGTACCATCTACTGATTGCACCATAGGCGGATACGATGTGCCGGGCGGCGCGATTGTGTTGGTGAATGCGTGGTCCATTCATAGGGACCCACAATCATGGGATGATCCAACAAGTTTTAAGCCAGAGAGGTTTGAGAATGATGATTCTCAATCTCACAAgataatgccatttgggttaGGAAGAAGGGCATGTCCAGGGTCAGGGCTGGCTCAGCGAGTGATGGGGCTAACCCTTGGCTCATTGATTCAATGCTTCGAGTGGGAAAGGGTTGACGGTAAGGAAATTGATATGACTGAAGGTATGGGAAGCACCATGCCTAAAGCTCATCCATTGGAGGCTTTGTGCAAAGCTCGCCCCATTGTGAATAGAGctttttttagtaattaa